A stretch of DNA from Micromonospora sp. WMMD1155:
GACCGTCGACGGTCACCGTCGGTACGGCCAGGGCGGCGGCGAGCGACACCGCGCCCCGGAACCCGGACCAGCCGGCGACTGTCCCCACCCGCCAGGCCGAGGGCCCCTGGCTCGGGTCCATGATCCGGCGACGTCGCAGCCTCGCGATCTGCGCGGTCAGGTAGACGAAGAACAGCCGGGTGCCGATGACGACGAGCGTCACCACGAGCACGATCACCAGGGCGCGCCCGGGCGAGGTGCTGGTGATGCCCCGCACCGCGCGGGGTATCTGCGTGCCGAGAAGGACGAACAGCCCACCGTTGATCAGGAACGTGGACAGGTCCCAGAACGCGAACGCCAGCACCCGGGACCGGGCGCGGATCACCCGTGGACCGGCGTAGGACAGCACCAGACCGGAGACCACCACCGCCAGCACACCGCTGGCGTGCACGGCGTCGGCCAGCAGGAACGCGGCGAACGGCGTGAGCACGCTCAGCGCGCCCTCCCGAAGCGGGTCGTCGAGCCGTTTGCGGACCAGCACCACGGCCGCCCCCACCAGCACACCGGCCAGTACGCCGCCGACGCTGGCGCCGACGAACTCCTCACCGATGCCCAGCACGCCCGGTTCCGCGCTGTGGGTGAGCAGAGCCACGGTGACCGCGAAGACCACCAGGGCGGTGCCGTCGTTGATCAGACTCTCGGCGTGCAGGGTGGTGAGCAGCTTTCGGGGCAGCCGTTTCGCGAGCCCCGTGACCGCCGCGGCGTCGGTCGGGGCGAGGACCGCCCCGAGCACCCAGGCGGCGGCCGGGTTCACCCCCAACGCCTGCGCGGTGAACGACACGGTGACCAGGGTGAGCACCACCAGCAGCACGGCGAGTGACCCGATCACCGGGAGGTTGGCCCGGATCTCGCGCAGACTGATGGTGAGGCTCTCCCGGTACAGGATCGCCGGGAGGAAGATCAGCAGCACCAGCTCGGGTTCCAGTGCCACGTCGGACAGCGGGGGCGTCAGGCCGAGCAGCACTCCGAACGCGATGAGCAGGACCGGCGGGGCCACCCGGTACCGTCCGCCGAGCGTGGTGCCGATCAGGACGGTGACGCCCAGCACCACGATCATGACGAGCGCCTGCACAGCGTACCCCCTTGATCGTCGCCGGCGGTGGATGCGCCGGTGGTTCCATCTGACCGCACCCACCGGCGGGTTCCGAGGGGAATCGGCAAGTAGCCGTGGGCGGCGGTCAGCGGGTCGCGGTGGCGGCGCGGCCCCGGGCGGTGACCGCGCGGGCGACCCGGCGATGAGCTGCCGACTCCTCTTCGCGGCCCAGCGCGGCCGCCAGGGCGGCGAGGTGCCCGGCCACCGGGCCGACGGTGAGCACGCCGCTGCCGGCGGCCAGTTCCTCCGCCGCCGGCGACAGTTCGACGTAGACCCGTTGCATCGTGTCCCGGTCACCGAGGGCACGCGCCGCCTGGCCGACGAGGCAGAGCCGCGCCTCCCGCAGAAGGTCGTGCGGCCCGTCCGGAAGGGCCGACAGGGCCGCTGCCGCGGCGTCCCGGTCGCCGTCGGCCAGCAGCAGCAACGGCCGGATCCACGGCTCGTGCGGCCCCCAGTCCAGGCCCGCCCAGTCGGTCCCGCCCGGGCCGGGGAGCGGCTGGTCGACACCGTCGGCCCCGTCGTCGACGGCGTCGGCCAGCCGGAGGCCGAGCAGCGCGAGCGGAAGCAACCCCCGGGTCAGGCCCGGCATGCCGTCGGCGGGCAGCCGGCCGGCCGCTTCGCGGTAGGCGTCCGCCGCCGCGGCCGACTCCCCGTCGAGGGCCCGGCGCAGTGCGGCGAACCACCTGGTGAAGACGGCGACCAACGGCAGGTCGTACCGCTCGGCGAGGCGGTCGGCGGCGCGGGCGTGCTCGTCGGCGGCGGGCCGGTCGGCCAGCGCGCAGTACGCCTGGACCAGGACGAGGTGGCCGAGCACCTCGAAGGTCACCAACCGGTGCCGGGCGGCGAGTTCGACCAGCTCGACACCGATCCGGGCCCGGTCGGCCGCCAGGCCGACGCGCTGGAAGGTGTGCATGAAGCGGGCGTTGAGCGCGAAGGCCAGCAGCCCGGGGTCGCCGATCGTCCGGGCGATCGTCTCGGCCTCGGACGCCGCCCGGCGACCACTGTCGGTGGTGGTGCCGCGCAGCTCCAGCGCGAGGGTGCTGAGCAGTCGGCTGCGCCGGGCCGAGCCGGTCGGACCGAGAGCGGTCAGGGCCAACTCGGCGGCTCGGACGATGTGCCCGGAGAGCCTGTCGTCGTCGTTGCGCGTCCAGACGGCGGGTACGTCGAAGCCGGCCAGCACCTCCTCGACCAGCAGCGGGTCGCCGAGGGACTGGGCGGTGGTGATCGCCTCGGCTCGTCGCCCCCGCGCCTCGGCCAGCCTCCCGGTCACGGCCAGCGCGCGCCCCAGTCCGAGCAGCGCGGTCAGCCGTTCGCGCTGTTCGACACCGCCGGCGTGGTCGTACGCCTCGATCACCTGCCCCCACAGGCGGGCCGCCTCATGCGGGTTCCCACCGCGCTCGGCCTGCTCGGCGGCGGTGCGGGCGTACGCCCCGGCGCGACCGGCAGCGGCCCGTCCGCCCGCGCGCAGCAGGTGGTACGCCATCGCGGCGGGCTCGACGGGGTCTCGTCGTCGCAGCTCCTCGGCGATGGCGGCGTGCCAGGCGGCCCGGCGGGGTGTGGACAGGTCGGCGTAGAGCGTGTCGCGGACCAGGATGTGGGTGAAGCGCAGCCGCCCGTCGGGCTCCCGCTCGGTGAGGAAGCCGGCCTGCAGGGCGCGGTCGACGGCGTCCAGCACCATCGCGGGATCCCCCGCCAGGGAGGTGAGGACCTCCAGGTCGAGATCACGGCCGAGCACGGCGGCCTGCCGCAGGACGGTGCGTGTCGGCGTGGGTAGCTGGGCCGACCGGTGTCGGATCACGTCGCGTACCCCGGGCGGCACCGAGGCCAGTGCGGCCTCCCCCTCGCTCGCGTACAACTGGGCCAGCTCGCGGACGAAGAACGGGTTGCCGCCGCTGCGGTCGTGGATCAACCGGGCGGTGGCCGGGGCGAGTGCCGGGCCGACGACGGCGCGGGCCAACTCGCCGGTCGCCGACGCGGACAGGCCGGCGAGGTACTCCCGGGTCGGCTCCAGCCCGGCGACGCGGGCCAGCGCGGCGGTCAGCTCCGGGCTGATCTCGGTGGCCCGGTAGGTGCCGAGGACGAGCACCGGCCCGGTGGCCGGGTGTGGACCGGTGAGCAGGGCGGTCAGCAGGTCCAGGGTGTCACCGTCGGCGCGGTGCAGGTCGTCGAGGACCACGAGCAGCGGCCCTCGCTCGGCGCCCGACGCGATCACCGACGCCACCGCCCGGTGGCGACGGAACCGCCCACCGGCGAGGTCGCCCGAGTCGTCGTCGGCCCCCACCTCGCCGCTCAGCCCGGTGAGCGCGTCGCTGACCTGGGTCCACGGCCAGGCCGGCGGTGCGCCCTCGTACTCCGGGCTGCGGCCCCACGCCGTGGTCCAGCCCTCGGCGGCGAGCCGCTGGGCCAGCGTCTCGGCCATCGCGGTCTTGCCGGCACCCGGGTCGCCGGAGAGGAGCGCGAGGGTGGGCCTGCGGCGTCGGAGTGCGGTCTCGGCGGCGTGCCACAGCCGGTCCAACTCCCCGGATCGGCCGACGAACGGACGCCGCCGTGGCGGCTCGGCCCCTGCGGGCCCCCGGAGGCTGGGAGTGGCGGCGGCGTCGAGGGCCGGGGTGAGATGCGGCGCCTGGGCCAGGACGTCGGCTTCCAACCTCCGCAACTCGGGCCCGGGGTCGACCCCCAGCTCGGCCACCAGGACGGTACGTGCCTCGCGCAGCGCGGCGAGGGCGTCCCCCTGCCGACCGGCGCGGTACCGGGCCACCGCGAGCAACCGCCAGGCGTCCTCCCGCAGCGGATGGTTGGCCAGGTGAGCCGGCAGGTCGGCGGCGGCTTCGTCCGGGCGGCCCAGGGCCAGCAACGCCTCGGCCCGCCGCTCGACGGCCAGCATCCGCAGCTCGTTCAGTCGGTTGATCTCCGCAGCCGCCCAGACCTCGTTCGCGCAGTCGGCGTACGCGGGCCCGCGCCAGAGCCGGAGTGCGCCGTCCAGGGCGGTCAGCGCCGGTTCGGGACGTCCGGCCGCGAGCAGTCGGCCCGCCTCGCCGACTGCCGCCTCGAACCGGCCGGCGTCCACCGCGTCCGGAGCGACGCGCAGCACGTACCCGGTCGACTCGGTGACCAGGACCCGGGGCGGCTGCCGGGGTGGCCGATCGGGCTCCAGGGCCCGGCGCAGATCGGCGACGAAGGTCCGGATCGCGCCCAGCGCGCCCTCCGGCGCGACCTCCCACAGGTCGTCGACCAGACGCCGCACCGGCACCACCCGCCCGTGGGCGATCAACAGCCGAGCCAGCACCAGGCGGTGTCGGTGTCCGCGCAGCGGTGCCGGACCGCGCTCCGTCATGGCGGTCACCGGCCCGAGGACGCCGAAGGTCACCGCCTCCGGTGCCGTCGACTGCCTGGTCATGGCACCAGGCTAGGGCGCGCCCGGGGGCGAGGGCCGGCCGGTGCTGATCCGACGCTGACCGTCCGCTGATCGGCACGGAGCAGGCTCGATCACGTACGACGAGGCGGGGCGACCGCCCCAGCCGGCACTGCTCACCAGAGAGGTTCTCCCGTGGACCCCAGGATCAACGGATTCGACTACCGACGCGTGAGCGTCGCGGACGGTGTGGCGCTCAACGTCGCAGTGGGCGGATCCGGACCAGCTGTCGTGCTGCTGCACGGTTTTCCGCAGACGCACCTCATGTGGCGGCACGTCGCCGCCGACCTGGCCGCCGACCACACGGTGATCTGCCCAGACCTGCGCGGCTACGGCGACAGCGACAAGCCCGCCGACACCGACGGCACCGGGTACGCCAAGCGCACCATGGCCGCCGACGTCGTGGCGCTGGCCGGCGCGCTCGGCCACGAACGGTTCGCGCTGGCGGGCCACGACCGGGGTGCGCTCGTGGCGTTCCGCGCCGGTCTGGACCACCCGGCGTCGGTCAGCCGGCTCGCGTTGCTCGACGTGGTGCCGACCCTGGACATGTGGGGGGTGCTGCACGGCACCTCCGCGGCTGTCGCGTTCCACCTGTACCTCATGGCGCAGCCGCCCGGGCTGCCGGAGGAGTTGATCGGTGGCCGCCCGGACGCCTTCTTCGGCCACTTCCTCGACGCCTGGACCCGTGACCCGGCGGCGATGCCGGCGGACGTGCGGGCGGCCTACCTGCGGGCGTCGCGTGACGCGGTGACCTCGATCGTCGCCGACTATCGCGCGTCGGCCGGCATCGACGTGGTCCACGACACCGCCGACCGCGAGGCCGGCAACACGCTGCGCATGCCGGTGACGGTGCTCCAGCAGGACTGGGGTGCCGCGCTGGGCTACGACGCGGCCGGGGTGTGGCGGGCCTGGGCACCCGACCTGGAGCACCGGACGGTCACCTCCGGGCACTTCATGGCGGAGGAGGCGCCGGCCGAGGTCGTCCGGGAGCTGCGGGCGCTGCTCGACCGCTGACCGATCGGCGGCCCGACCACACCACCATCACCTTGGGTAAGATAGGCGACACCCGGGGTAACGATCATGGTGGCGTGGCCGGGCCGCCGCGCTCCATCCGGCCCAGCGTGCGGCGACCGGGCCCGAACGGGCCCTGACCTGCGGCAATGCGACGTGACACGCAGTGGACGACAACCGGTCATCGGTGATACACAGGCAGATAACCGGCAGCCAACGACGTCGAGTCGATCCCTCTCCTCGCCTTACGACCGTCCAACCGCGCCGCACCAGCGCCGGCATGCCGCTCCACAGTCGCGATCGGACGGCACCGACGCGTCGGGCCGCTGCGGGAGGCCGTTCCTCGACCAGGGAGTTGCCGTGGGAACCCTCCGGATCCGATCCCGACACCAACCGTACGAGATCGCCGTCCTGACCGCGGCACCCGTCTGCGGCGTTCTGATGATGACCCTCGACGTTCGGCCGACCTCCGTGCAGACGGCCATGCCCGGGCCCATCCAGGCCGCCTGGGAGCTGGGGCTGATCGCGGTGGGTGTGGGCGGGTTGCTGGGCATCCTGTGGCCCGGCCGGCTCTCCACCGGGCTCGGCCTCGAACTCGCGTCGGTGCTGGTGCTCGGCACGATCACCGGCATGTACGCGGTGGCCCTGGTGACCATGTCGGGCCGACAGTCCCTCGTCGCGACGTCGTTCGTCATCGCGGTGACGGTCGGGTCGCTGTGGCGGGCCACGCAGATCGCCGTCGACCTGCGTCGCCTGGCCCGGGCTTGCGAATGCCTGAATTACGAACCCCTGGAGGCAGGTGTCACGTGATGACCTCCCCGGCGCCGGCCGCACCCCACTGGGTGCAGCTGGCGCTCAGTGTGCTCGGCATCCTCGGTGGCAGCACCGGCCTCGCCGCTATCGCCACCGTGGTGGTGCAGCGCGGCAAGTTCAAGGCCGACGCCGCCGACACCCTCACCGAGGCCGCTCTCACCCTGGTGCAGCCGTTGCAGACCCGGATCACCCAGCTGGAGGGCGAGGCGCTGAACGCCCGATCCGAGCTGGGCGTGCTCCGCGAACAGGTCAACCAGTTGCAGTTCGTGGTCCGGGTGCTCACCCGGACGTTGGACCGCTGGCGGGCCGCGATCCGAGCCCCGGACGCCACCCTACGGAAGATCCGCGCGACGGTGGCGGAGACCGACCGCGCGACCGAGGAGCGCTGACCACCCGCGTTCCCGGCGCGGCCGACCGGCAGTGAAGACCTCAGGCGGAGCCCTGGATACGGGCGCGAAGCTCGTCGACCGCCGCCCGGAACTCGGGGTCGGACTCGCCCGGATGGTGCCCCCGCATCGGCGGTGGACAGCGCTCTCCCGGGGCCGGTAGCAGGTCCGACGGATCCCGCAACCGTCGGTCGACTCGACCGGCCGGATCGGTCGGGTCCGGGGGTGGATCACCGGGCCGATGGGCGGCGAAGATCCAGCCACCGATGGGATCGGTGTCCCGCCACAAATTGAGCCATCGCCACCCGACCCGCTCCCCGACCTGCCGTAGGACCTCCTCGTTCAGGTAGGCGGGGAAGATCCGGGCGTACAGGCGGTCCAGCGGCGAGCCGTAGGTGAGCAGCGCGACCCGCGTACGGACGCGCGGAGGCAGCCGCAGCACCGCGAGAGCGAGCAACACGGACCCGTGGCTGTGCCCACAGAGCAGCACCCCGGCGTGCCGCTCGGTCAGTTGGGTGATCCGGTGCGCCAGCTCCGGTACCGCGCGGTCGGCGTAGCTCGGCGGCGCGAACGGGTGCGCGGCCCGGGGCCAGAAGGTGCCCAGGTCCCACAGGATGCCGACGTGCCGGCGGAACCACGCCGTCCGGTAGGCGAACACCCCACCCAGGAGCAGGGCGACCACCGCCGCCGTCGCGAAGTAGCTACCCAGGGCGAGCCCCATGCCCGCCACTCCGACCGGAAGCCCGAGGAACCGCGTCGCCAGCTCGTCGGGTGTCAGGTCGAACAGCCGCAACAGAGAGGTGGCCAGGCCGATCGCGGTGAGGGCCGCCCACGCGACGCAGAGAAGCCCCAACCACTCGGCGAACCGCGCCCGGGCGACCGCCCTCGTCACCTGACGCAGCCGCCCGACGCCCCGCGGCGGCACGGTCGGGAAGTCGCGCGCCGTGATCGCCGCCGCCGCGCGGCGACGGCGTCGCCGACTCAGCAGGGTCAACGCCCCGCACACCAGGACGCCGGCGATGACGTGCAGGAAGAACGCCAGGATCGTCCACTGGTACGGCAGCGGCGGTCCGCCCTCGCCGCGGTAGCCGTCCAGCAGGTTCCCGCTCTGGTAGACGAGGTTGGCGGAGAACACTCCGGCGAGGCCGACCCCGAAGGCCGCGACCACCGCCGCGCCCAATCCGCGCGACAGCGCGCGGCGACGGTCCCCTCGGCCGTGATGCCACAGCACCAGCGCACTCAGCGCCACCAGCAGCGTCATCTCCCCGAGCAGTGCCCAGCTCGCGATCGAGTCGTATCCGGGCAGCCCGTCCGACGAGGGCCAGGCCCGCTCGTCCAGGACGACGGTGGCGAGGGTGGCCGCGGTCAGGCCGACGGCCACCGCGCGGAGCGTCTTGGCGGTCCGGGTGATCGTCCCCGTCATTGCCGCCCGATCGAGCAGGCCGGGCACGACGAGCAGCCCGGCACAGGCCAGCAGCACCGCGACGCTGAGCGTCAACAGCAGGGCCGACGTGGCCGTCGCGCCGCCTGCGGTACGGGCGGCGAGCAGGATCAGATCGAGCATGGCGAGCGCGGCCGCCACGTGGATCGCCCGCAACCTATCCACCAGTGGCTCGACGACCCACAGGGGTTTGCCGGCCGGGCGGGGCCGTCGGGCGCCGAGCAACCGGAGGAACGCGACGGCGGCGATGGGCAGGAGCGACAGGACGGCGAGCCGCAACCCGACCTGACGCCCGTCGAGCCCGCCCACCGCGTCGAACGGGCCCCGGCAGCGCGCCGCGCCCAGACACCGCCAGGCGATCAGGTCGAGGGCGACTCCGGCGGTGCACACCACGTACAGCACGGTGAGGTCGAGCGCGAGGAGCCGGCACAGCGTGGTGACCCACTCACCGCCGCGGCGGGCCGTGGGCCGCATCCACACCGCCAGGTTGCTGAGCATGAACGGCAGCAGGAGGACCAGGGAGAGGGTCCGGGCCACGGTGCCCGAGGGCAGGTCACCCCAGCGGTACGCCTCGACCGTCATCCCGTCCGGGCTGTCGTCGGACCGGTCGGCGCGGTGGAAGCCCCCGCTGGCGTCGCCTGCCACCTGGTGGACCGGCGCCTGATCGAGGATGACTCGGGGCTCCGCCCCGGACACGCCGTGCACCCGCAGCTCCACCACGTCGTGCTCGCGCGGTGGGTCATCGTGCTGCCCTTCCCCCTCCGGCATCGGCGGCTACCGGGCCGGCCGACCGGCGGCGTCGGAACGTCCGGCACCCTGCCACGGTAGTGGCATCGCGTCGACCAGGACGATCAGCAGCAGCACCCCGGCGACGACCGCGCTGCTGGCGAGCTGCGGGAGCTTCCAGGTCGCCAGCCCGGCCACGATGATTGCCGGCACACCGACCAGTCGCGCCCAGGGCAGACCGCTGTCGACAGCGGCCGCGAGCAGGATCCGGGCGGTCAGGAACAGCGCGGGACCGATCACGCCCACGGCCAACTGTCCGTTGTCGCGGGCGCCTGGGTCGTCGATCGTCATCTCTATCGCGACCGAGGTGGCCAGCACCCCGGCGATCATCACCAGGTGCAGGTAGCCGGCCATCAGCGCCAGCATGCTGCCCGGCGGCCCGGCCGCCACCACGGCGGCACCCAGCCGCGTACCGGCGGGCACCAGGTAGAGCCGGGCCAGGGCCACCGCGGTCACGAACGCCAGAGCGAACGCCAGGGTGCTCTCCCGATCCATGCCGGAGCCGCTGTACGTCACGCCGGCGATCAGGATCAGTTCGCCCAACGCGATGATGAAGATCTGCTGGTAGCGCTCGGAGAGGTGGTCCCCGTTCACCTGAAGCTCCGGCCAGGTGCTGCGCCCGAGCCACGGGAACGGCCAGCGCAGCCGCGCGAGGGCGTACTCCAGCAGCAGTGCGAGCGCCCAGAGGATCTCCCGGGCCGGGGCGACGAACGCCCCGACGATCCAGAGCACGCCGGAGATCGCGAACCAGGTCGCCACCCGCACGCTGCGCACCTGCAGCTGATGCCCCCGCAGCGCCGGGATCAACAGCGCGCCCCGGCCCAGGTGGATGGCGACGTAGGCGACGGCGAACACCGGGGCGTGCGAGTCGAACGCGGTGGGCACGGCCGCGGCCATCAGCAGACCGCCGAACATCACCCAGAGCAGGAGTACGACGATCAGCGGGGCCCGCGGGTCGAACCAGTCCGCCGACCACGCGGTCACGAACCACACCCACCAGAGCGCCGCCAAGAGGATCAACACCCGGAAGCCGCCGACCATGCTGGTGTCGTCGAGCAACGCCCGGGACAACCGGGTCAGCGCGAAGATGAACGCCAGGTCGAAGAAGAGTTCCAGGAACGACGTCCGGCGGGGATTCTCCCGGCGCTGGAGCAGCCGGTCGGCAAACCCGTTCGTCATCGCCCGCCTTTCCTGACGTCAACTGCCGCCCCAGTCGTACCACCTGAGCAGCCGGGCCCGGGCGCGTTCTCTCAGGCCGGGCCGTCGTCATCAGCGGGTGGTGGCGACGGCGGGCCGGGACATCAGGTCCGATGCCACGTCCCAGAGCCGCTCGGCGTTGCCCGGGTCGACCGCGTACGCGGCCACACCGCTGTAGTCGGCGGGCCGCTCGGTCACGACCACGGCCTCGGCGCAGTCCTCGAAGTAGCGACCGCCGATGCCGTCGAGCAGCGGGGACGCGGCGAGCAGCACCGAGGTCGCGGCACCCTGCTGCGGAGTCTTCTGCCGCTCCTTCGGTGTGCGCAGCCCACCGGTGTGCTTCTGCAGGCCGGTGGCGACGGCACCGGGGTTCAGCGCGTTGGCGTGGATGCCCTCGCCGGACCAGCGGCGGGTCACCTCGACGGCGAGCAACGCCTCGGCGCTCTTGGACTGCCCGTACGCCAGCAACGGGTCGTACGGGCGGAACGCGAAGTGCAGGTCGTCGAAGATCACCGGGGAGAAGAGGTTGCCGCTGGAGCTGACCGACACGACCCGGGCGCCTCCGGCGGCGGCGAGCGCGTCGTGCAGGCCGACGGTCAACGCGAAGTGCCCCATGAAGTTGGTGGCGAACTGCATCTCCCAGCCCTCGGGCGTGCGCTCCAACTCCGGCAGCGCCATGATCCCGGCGTTGTTGACCAGGATGTGCAGCGGCTGGTCCCAGGCGGCGACGAACCGGCGTACCGAATCCTGGTCGGCCAGGTCCAGCTCGCGGGCGGTGACCCGGTCCGCGCCGATGCCGGCCGCGATGTCGGCGGCGGCCTGCTCGCCGGCGGCGACCCGGCGTACCCCGAGCACCACCTCGGCACCGGCGGCGGCCAGCGAGCGGGCGGTCTCGACGCCGATACCGGCGGCCCCTCCGGTGACGACGGCCCGCAGGCCGGTCAGGTCGACCCCGGCGATGACCTCGTCGGCGGTCGAGGCGAAGCCGAACGGGGTCACGATTCGCTCAGTCATCTCTGTCCCATCTTCCGGTCACGCTTACGCCAGCCACTGTCACCCAATCAGCGGGCGGTGTCCGGGTCCTGGTTTTCCTGGTAGTGGCAGGACCAGGATGGGCGGTCGGCCACCGCTCCTACGATGGGCTGATGAGCACGGCCGGGCCGCTCGGCGAGTACCTGCGTGCCCGGCGCGAGCTGATCGGGCCGGGCGACGTCGGGCTGCCCGCGCACGGCCGACGGCGGGTGCCCGGCCTGCGGCGCGAGGAGGCGGCTCTGCTCGCCGGCATCAGCGCCGACTACTACCTGCGGTTGGAGCAGGGCCGGGACCGGCACCCGTCGGCGCAGGTGCTCGACGCGCTGGCCCGGGCGCTGCTGCTGGACGCGGAGGCCACCGCGCATCTGCACCGCCTAGGCGGGCCGGTCCCGACCCGCCGCCCGACGCGCCGGGCGGAGCGGGTGCCGACCGGCGTCCGGCAGCTGGTCGGGTCGTGGACCGAGACACCCGCGTTCGTGCACGGCCGGTATCTGGACGTGCTCTTCGCCAATCCCCTGGCGACCGCTCTGGCACCCGTCTTCAGCGCCGGGGTGAACCTGCTGCGCGCGGTCTTCCTGGACCCGAGCGTGCCGGCGCTCTACCCCGCCCTGACGGCGGTCGCGGCGAACGCGGTGGCCGGACTGCGCGCGCAGGTCGGCCCCGAGACGGACGACCCCCGCCTCACCGACCTGGTCGACGAGCTGACGGCCGGCAGCGAACGGTTCCGACGGCTGTGGGCCCGGCACGACGTCAGCGCCCGCGCCGGCGGTGGGTCACGGGTGTTCCGGCATCCACAGGTGGGCGAGTTGGAGCTGCGCTACGAGAAGTTCATCGTCAGCGGCACCACCCAGTCGCTCGTCGTCTACCACGCCGAGCCGGGCAGCCCGTCGGCGCGCACCCTGGCCCGGCTGGCCCCGACCACTGGGCCGGGCTAACCGGTGGTCGCCCGCTCGGCGACGACCACCGCGATCCCGTCGAGGACGCGTTGCAGACCGAACTCGAAGGCGTACTCCGGGCCGTACGCGCCGCCGTGCCGCTGACCCGCCGCGGTGCCGACCCGGGATGCGGTCGGGTAGCTGTCGGCCGTCATGAAGGTCTCCAGCCAGGGCGCGTGCGACTGCCACCACTGGCCGTCGGTCATGCCGGTCTCGCGTTCCAGGTCGACCACCTCGGAGGCGGCCCGCGCCGCGCTCTTCACGTGGCCGAGCACGAGGGTGAGCACCGCGTCCATCTCGACGTCGCTGAGCCCGATGTCGGCGACCGCGCCGAGTTCGTGGTCGTACTTCGCCATCAGGTGCGGGCCGAGCACCGGTCGGGTCGTCTCGGCGCGCAGCATCCAGGGATGCCGCTGGTAGAGCGCCAGGTTGTCGCGTGCGATCCGGTCCAGCCGGGCCCGCCAGTCGCCCTCGACGGCGGGGCGGGGCATCTCGCCGTACGCGCTGTCGATCATGACGGCGACGAGTTCGGCCTTGCCCGGCACGTAGGTGTAGACCGACATCGTGCCGACGCCCAGCGCCTCGCCGACCCGGCGCATCGTCAACGCGTCGAGACCCTCCGCGTCGGCGATCTCGGTGGCGGCCCGCACGATCCGGTCGACGCTGAGCCCCGGCCCCGCGCTACGGCTGGCCGGCTCCCGGGTGCGCCAGAGGATGGCCAGGCTCCGGGCCGGGTCCGCGGTCGCCTTGCGCTCACTCGCCATGGTGCGGCAATCCTAACAACGCGGGCGTACGCCGTACGCCGACCGGACGCGGCACGCGCCGACCCGCTCAACCGGTAGTGCTGGGCATACCCCGGAGAGTGGATCTGGACGGCTGGGGCGGCCCCTCGCCCGCGATTAGCGTCTCTGGCATGACCCCGGAACGTCCTTCGCACCTGGCCGAGGCGCTGCGCCGCCGCGACTGGCTGATCTCCGCCTGGCCCTGGAGGGCGCTGGCCTACCTGGTCAGCACCGTGCCGATCGCGGGCGTGCT
This window harbors:
- a CDS encoding alpha/beta hydrolase produces the protein MDPRINGFDYRRVSVADGVALNVAVGGSGPAVVLLHGFPQTHLMWRHVAADLAADHTVICPDLRGYGDSDKPADTDGTGYAKRTMAADVVALAGALGHERFALAGHDRGALVAFRAGLDHPASVSRLALLDVVPTLDMWGVLHGTSAAVAFHLYLMAQPPGLPEELIGGRPDAFFGHFLDAWTRDPAAMPADVRAAYLRASRDAVTSIVADYRASAGIDVVHDTADREAGNTLRMPVTVLQQDWGAALGYDAAGVWRAWAPDLEHRTVTSGHFMAEEAPAEVVRELRALLDR
- a CDS encoding SDR family NAD(P)-dependent oxidoreductase, with the protein product MTERIVTPFGFASTADEVIAGVDLTGLRAVVTGGAAGIGVETARSLAAAGAEVVLGVRRVAAGEQAAADIAAGIGADRVTARELDLADQDSVRRFVAAWDQPLHILVNNAGIMALPELERTPEGWEMQFATNFMGHFALTVGLHDALAAAGGARVVSVSSSGNLFSPVIFDDLHFAFRPYDPLLAYGQSKSAEALLAVEVTRRWSGEGIHANALNPGAVATGLQKHTGGLRTPKERQKTPQQGAATSVLLAASPLLDGIGGRYFEDCAEAVVVTERPADYSGVAAYAVDPGNAERLWDVASDLMSRPAVATTR
- a CDS encoding low temperature requirement protein A gives rise to the protein MTNGFADRLLQRRENPRRTSFLELFFDLAFIFALTRLSRALLDDTSMVGGFRVLILLAALWWVWFVTAWSADWFDPRAPLIVVLLLWVMFGGLLMAAAVPTAFDSHAPVFAVAYVAIHLGRGALLIPALRGHQLQVRSVRVATWFAISGVLWIVGAFVAPAREILWALALLLEYALARLRWPFPWLGRSTWPELQVNGDHLSERYQQIFIIALGELILIAGVTYSGSGMDRESTLAFALAFVTAVALARLYLVPAGTRLGAAVVAAGPPGSMLALMAGYLHLVMIAGVLATSVAIEMTIDDPGARDNGQLAVGVIGPALFLTARILLAAAVDSGLPWARLVGVPAIIVAGLATWKLPQLASSAVVAGVLLLIVLVDAMPLPWQGAGRSDAAGRPAR
- a CDS encoding BTAD domain-containing putative transcriptional regulator — protein: MTRQSTAPEAVTFGVLGPVTAMTERGPAPLRGHRHRLVLARLLIAHGRVVPVRRLVDDLWEVAPEGALGAIRTFVADLRRALEPDRPPRQPPRVLVTESTGYVLRVAPDAVDAGRFEAAVGEAGRLLAAGRPEPALTALDGALRLWRGPAYADCANEVWAAAEINRLNELRMLAVERRAEALLALGRPDEAAADLPAHLANHPLREDAWRLLAVARYRAGRQGDALAALREARTVLVAELGVDPGPELRRLEADVLAQAPHLTPALDAAATPSLRGPAGAEPPRRRPFVGRSGELDRLWHAAETALRRRRPTLALLSGDPGAGKTAMAETLAQRLAAEGWTTAWGRSPEYEGAPPAWPWTQVSDALTGLSGEVGADDDSGDLAGGRFRRHRAVASVIASGAERGPLLVVLDDLHRADGDTLDLLTALLTGPHPATGPVLVLGTYRATEISPELTAALARVAGLEPTREYLAGLSASATGELARAVVGPALAPATARLIHDRSGGNPFFVRELAQLYASEGEAALASVPPGVRDVIRHRSAQLPTPTRTVLRQAAVLGRDLDLEVLTSLAGDPAMVLDAVDRALQAGFLTEREPDGRLRFTHILVRDTLYADLSTPRRAAWHAAIAEELRRRDPVEPAAMAYHLLRAGGRAAAGRAGAYARTAAEQAERGGNPHEAARLWGQVIEAYDHAGGVEQRERLTALLGLGRALAVTGRLAEARGRRAEAITTAQSLGDPLLVEEVLAGFDVPAVWTRNDDDRLSGHIVRAAELALTALGPTGSARRSRLLSTLALELRGTTTDSGRRAASEAETIARTIGDPGLLAFALNARFMHTFQRVGLAADRARIGVELVELAARHRLVTFEVLGHLVLVQAYCALADRPAADEHARAADRLAERYDLPLVAVFTRWFAALRRALDGESAAAADAYREAAGRLPADGMPGLTRGLLPLALLGLRLADAVDDGADGVDQPLPGPGGTDWAGLDWGPHEPWIRPLLLLADGDRDAAAAALSALPDGPHDLLREARLCLVGQAARALGDRDTMQRVYVELSPAAEELAAGSGVLTVGPVAGHLAALAAALGREEESAAHRRVARAVTARGRAATATR
- a CDS encoding Na+/H+ antiporter, with protein sequence MQALVMIVVLGVTVLIGTTLGGRYRVAPPVLLIAFGVLLGLTPPLSDVALEPELVLLIFLPAILYRESLTISLREIRANLPVIGSLAVLLVVLTLVTVSFTAQALGVNPAAAWVLGAVLAPTDAAAVTGLAKRLPRKLLTTLHAESLINDGTALVVFAVTVALLTHSAEPGVLGIGEEFVGASVGGVLAGVLVGAAVVLVRKRLDDPLREGALSVLTPFAAFLLADAVHASGVLAVVVSGLVLSYAGPRVIRARSRVLAFAFWDLSTFLINGGLFVLLGTQIPRAVRGITSTSPGRALVIVLVVTLVVIGTRLFFVYLTAQIARLRRRRIMDPSQGPSAWRVGTVAGWSGFRGAVSLAAALAVPTVTVDGQPVVERDLIIFVTALVIVLIMLLQGATLPLVVRWAGLVGDPGRVDETRHAQRRATEAGLAALPQVAAEVGAQEESVHRLRAEYQRHLEDLNESGGSTAEERRLERQLRLRVLAHKRREVTRLRDNREIDDLVLQELQAALDNEEIRLLGRGPDE